GGACGAATCCTTGAAGACCACCCTCGTCCCCATCCATCCAGACGTGTCCCCCACCGAGACCGCGTACGGCCCCGGAGCGGGGACGACGGTTTCATAGGTGGCCCCGCCATCTGTGAACTTGTAGCGGCTTCCGTACGGCCCTTCGTAATAGGCCCCTTTGCGGATGAGCGGCGAGAGGGGGTTGACCCGGACTGCGGTTTCGCCTGGGACGCCGGGCGAAGCCTCCCGGGCTGGAATCAAGGGAGCCACGGTGCAACCGGCCAAGCCGACGAACACGCTTGCCATCAAAAAGGTACGGATGATTATCATCTTAAGGATTTGACGTCCTTAGCCCCCGGTGGTTCCGGCCCCCCTCCCACTAGGGTGCCGGCGGGGGAGGAGCCACTGGGGCCGGAGCCGGCGATTGGACCGTGACCTCAACCGGGCGGGAGCCCGTTCCCAAAGATCCAAACTTTTCAACCAGGTCGATTCCAAAAAGCTCTTTGACCTGTTCGTTCAGGGCGATGAACCGCCGGGGGTCGAACCCGCCGGAAGCCCCCGCTGGCGAATCGATCACCGTGACCTTTTGGATGTGGGTGTCGCCGATCGTGTCCGTGAGTTGGCTGATGATCGGTTCGATCTTTTGCAAGACAAAGATGTCCCGGGCTTGATCCCCCGCTTCGGTCCAGCTTTTGCTCAACCGGCGGAGGGCTTCAGCGCGGGCTTTGCCGTCTTCGATGATCGGCGCAACCTGGGCCTTAGCGTTTTGCTCCATCGATTCGCACTCCGCTTTGGCCGGGGCAATCACGTCCGCTTCCAGCTGCCGCCTGACCTGCTCGATCCGGGCCCTTTGAACTTCAAGCTCGGCCTTGGCTTTGGCGACCTGTTGGGCAACCTGGGCTTGTTCTTCGGCAACGACCGCGGCCCGGCGGGATTTGGCGTCGGCCAATTGCTTTTCCGCTTCGGCCTTTGCCACCGATATTTCAGCGGTGATTTTGGCTTCGGTCTCGCGTTGGAAGTTTTCTGCCGCATTGACATCAGCATCGGCGTGGGCGATGGCTTCCGCGACCCGGGCCGAA
Above is a genomic segment from Armatimonadota bacterium containing:
- a CDS encoding flotillin family protein, whose translation is MTALFILSLKSLLYICQPNEVLVFTGKNRSSAGRMLPYRIVKGGRDFRRPFVERVDKIDLTNMIIDLEARNAYTKGGIPISLTGIANVKVAGHEPMLNNAIERFLGKARNEIIAIAKATLEGSLRGVLSTMTPEQLNEDRNLFAERLVAEVEQDMTALGLVVDTLKIQNITDDVKYLDSIGRIRNAELLSSARVAEAIAHADADVNAAENFQRETEAKITAEISVAKAEAEKQLADAKSRRAAVVAEEQAQVAQQVAKAKAELEVQRARIEQVRRQLEADVIAPAKAECESMEQNAKAQVAPIIEDGKARAEALRRLSKSWTEAGDQARDIFVLQKIEPIISQLTDTIGDTHIQKVTVIDSPAGASGGFDPRRFIALNEQVKELFGIDLVEKFGSLGTGSRPVEVTVQSPAPAPVAPPPPAP